In the Haloferula helveola genome, one interval contains:
- a CDS encoding LURP-one-related/scramblase family protein, translating to MTYQIREKFWSWGDDFKICDNVGRPVFQVKGKAFSWGDKLSFQDMAGQELAFISQKMFSMMPRYEIHRNGQLFAEVVKEFRWFSKEFTLDVPGPNDYTIKGRFWTHDYEFTRGGRVVANVSKEFFSMSDVYGVQIVDGEDDVAILAACIVIDQVLHDGSGSSSVDFD from the coding sequence ATGACTTATCAGATCCGTGAGAAATTCTGGTCGTGGGGAGATGACTTCAAGATTTGCGACAACGTCGGACGGCCGGTTTTCCAAGTGAAGGGCAAGGCCTTCTCATGGGGTGACAAGCTGTCCTTTCAGGACATGGCGGGCCAGGAACTCGCCTTCATCTCGCAGAAGATGTTCTCCATGATGCCTCGCTACGAGATCCATCGTAATGGACAGCTCTTCGCGGAGGTGGTGAAGGAGTTCCGCTGGTTCAGCAAGGAGTTCACGCTCGATGTGCCCGGTCCCAACGACTACACGATCAAGGGCCGCTTCTGGACCCACGACTACGAATTCACCCGCGGTGGTCGGGTCGTGGCCAACGTCAGCAAGGAGTTTTTCAGCATGTCCGACGTGTACGGCGTGCAGATCGTCGATGGTGAGGATGATGTGGCGATCCTCGCCGCCTGCATCGTCATCGACCAGGTGCTGCACGACGGCTCGGGATCATCGAGCGTCGATTTCGACTGA
- a CDS encoding VOC family protein, whose amino-acid sequence MQVEKVKYVLWAADWQRCVKFYSELFGGEATMESEVWSEVVIQGAIIGIHGGGEGKRTWTGLSFQLDDLREGIRRLKECGGDLTCEPTDTPEEPLHLAMCIDPEGNEFMMTQRRS is encoded by the coding sequence ATGCAGGTCGAGAAAGTGAAATACGTGCTCTGGGCGGCCGACTGGCAGCGCTGCGTGAAGTTCTACAGCGAGCTGTTCGGTGGCGAAGCGACGATGGAATCGGAAGTCTGGAGCGAGGTCGTCATCCAAGGAGCCATCATCGGCATCCACGGCGGTGGCGAAGGCAAGCGCACCTGGACCGGCCTGTCATTCCAGCTCGACGACCTCCGCGAAGGCATCCGTCGGCTGAAGGAATGCGGTGGCGATCTGACCTGCGAGCCCACGGACACCCCGGAGGAACCGCTTCACCTCGCGATGTGCATCGACCCCGAGGGCAACGAGTTCATGATGACCCAGCGGCGGAGCTGA
- the folD gene encoding bifunctional methylenetetrahydrofolate dehydrogenase/methenyltetrahydrofolate cyclohydrolase FolD: MSKVIDGKAVAATVLEECRREVDSLKAKGVTPGLAVVLVGEDPASMVYVGSKVRTCGDLGIHSRKIELPTETTQEELLKVVAELNADPAIHGILVQSPPPEQIDEEEIVRALDPAKDVDGFHPENVAKLALEDPTGFVPCTPAGCMRLIKEAGIETSGANAVVIGRSMIVGKPMALLLMAKGSDATVTVAHSRSRDLPAICREADILVAAVGRPEMVKADWVKDGAVVIDVGINRVEDPSRKSGYRLTGDVAYEEVAPKCKAITPVPGGVGPMTIAMLMKNTIAAASRA; the protein is encoded by the coding sequence ATGAGCAAGGTGATCGATGGAAAGGCAGTGGCCGCAACGGTTCTTGAGGAGTGCCGGCGGGAAGTGGATTCATTGAAGGCAAAAGGAGTGACTCCCGGGCTGGCCGTGGTGCTGGTGGGGGAGGATCCCGCTTCCATGGTTTACGTCGGATCGAAGGTCCGGACCTGTGGCGACCTCGGCATCCATTCGAGGAAGATCGAGCTACCGACCGAGACCACCCAGGAAGAGTTGCTGAAAGTCGTGGCGGAGCTGAATGCCGATCCGGCGATTCACGGTATCCTCGTCCAGAGCCCGCCGCCGGAGCAGATCGACGAGGAGGAAATCGTGAGGGCGCTCGACCCGGCGAAGGATGTCGACGGCTTCCATCCGGAAAACGTCGCCAAACTCGCATTGGAAGATCCCACCGGATTCGTTCCGTGCACACCGGCCGGTTGCATGCGCCTGATCAAGGAGGCGGGCATCGAGACCAGCGGCGCGAACGCGGTGGTGATCGGTCGCAGCATGATCGTTGGCAAGCCGATGGCGCTCCTGCTGATGGCGAAGGGTTCCGACGCGACCGTGACGGTGGCCCACTCGCGCAGCCGTGATTTGCCCGCGATCTGCCGCGAGGCCGACATCCTGGTGGCAGCCGTCGGCCGCCCGGAAATGGTCAAGGCGGATTGGGTCAAGGACGGGGCGGTGGTGATCGATGTCGGAATCAACCGCGTGGAGGATCCTTCGCGGAAGAGCGGCTACCGCCTGACCGGTGACGTCGCCTACGAAGAAGTCGCACCCAAGTGTAAGGCCATCACCCCGGTGCCCGGCGGAGTCGGGCCGATGACGATCGCGATGCTGATGAAGAACACCATCGCGGCGGCGTCGCGCGCGTGA
- a CDS encoding lysophospholipid acyltransferase family protein: protein MGSEIRESRKSSLLGSLAGWLMRLWCMTLRFELVDRCGLGERDKLKGPVIYGLWHNRIFVVPAAWRKLCGKWRKAVVLTSASHDGATLARAVGVFGLGSVRGSSSRRGVAALVALRKTLRDGTDCCVTPDGPRGPRYVLQAGLVKLAEASGAPVIPIHVEFTRAWQLGSWDRFRLPVPFSKVRVIFDEALAVPGRLGEDEFETWRSRIEDRLRSGVEDFNEAT, encoded by the coding sequence ATGGGCAGCGAGATTCGCGAGAGTCGGAAGTCGTCGCTGCTGGGGTCCCTGGCCGGTTGGCTGATGCGCCTGTGGTGCATGACGCTGCGCTTCGAACTGGTGGACCGCTGCGGTCTCGGCGAGCGCGACAAGCTCAAGGGGCCGGTGATCTACGGGCTGTGGCACAACCGGATCTTCGTGGTGCCGGCGGCGTGGCGGAAACTCTGCGGCAAGTGGCGCAAGGCGGTGGTCCTGACAAGCGCCAGCCACGACGGCGCCACACTGGCACGCGCGGTGGGTGTTTTCGGCCTCGGATCGGTCCGCGGATCATCCTCGCGGCGCGGGGTGGCCGCTCTGGTCGCGCTGCGCAAAACGCTGCGGGACGGGACTGACTGCTGTGTCACGCCCGATGGTCCGCGCGGTCCGCGGTATGTCCTGCAGGCCGGGCTGGTGAAACTTGCGGAAGCTTCGGGCGCGCCGGTGATCCCGATCCACGTCGAATTCACCCGCGCCTGGCAGCTCGGCAGCTGGGACCGCTTCCGTCTGCCGGTGCCGTTCAGCAAGGTGCGCGTCATTTTCGACGAGGCGCTTGCGGTTCCGGGACGGCTTGGAGAGGATGAATTTGAAACTTGGCGCTCGCGGATCGAGGACCGGCTCCGGTCGGGTGTCGAGGACTTCAACGAAGCGACATGA
- a CDS encoding FGGY family carbohydrate kinase — MHFLGIEIGHGLTRVAALELEAARVTATASAPLEWIEGLPEGYAEQDPARWIGAVDHAVREVLAQLGDAKASVAGIGVTAPAGGMVVLDGDDRIVRPAKRGNDRSARRQVEEIGRAFGGAPGLIEMTGNALSAGSLAAQALWLKEHEPKHFQRAARLLSAQDFIGYWLTGTNATSASTAAASGLFEVPNRTWCEPLTAFIGEGLGGLLPEVLEARQARGALRESLGDAWGLPKGVLVAAGSDGRAAGLFASGAALPEDLLADVSAEGALVGLAAEARVDFHGEGKVGCDLAGNGITRMDLENVIAAPELIRRQYGWTGAEFDHAITAAPAGADGLLFLPYLRGESVPRMPDGCGVLHGMTLDNFTPGNLARAAAEGVALGFGFAMSRLRDIGFEPTEVRLTRDVGPTSAQLLADVFGVPVVAVSGGGGALLGAAMQAAVVYFHDQGEELGFDEIAGYVVTADEASRRLPDAALHEFYGELLARQQYLAETLHAGGFL, encoded by the coding sequence ATGCACTTTCTGGGAATCGAAATCGGCCACGGATTGACCCGTGTGGCGGCCCTCGAGCTCGAGGCCGCCCGCGTCACCGCGACCGCCTCGGCCCCGCTCGAGTGGATCGAGGGTCTGCCGGAAGGCTATGCCGAGCAGGACCCGGCGAGGTGGATCGGGGCTGTCGATCACGCCGTTCGCGAGGTGCTGGCGCAGCTGGGCGATGCCAAGGCTTCGGTCGCCGGGATCGGCGTGACCGCGCCCGCCGGCGGGATGGTGGTGCTTGATGGCGACGACCGCATCGTCCGGCCGGCCAAACGGGGGAACGACCGCTCGGCGCGTCGCCAGGTCGAGGAGATCGGCCGGGCTTTCGGCGGGGCCCCGGGGCTCATCGAGATGACCGGCAACGCGCTCTCGGCAGGTTCGCTGGCAGCCCAGGCACTTTGGCTGAAGGAGCACGAGCCGAAGCACTTCCAGCGGGCCGCCCGGCTGCTCTCGGCGCAGGATTTCATCGGCTACTGGCTGACAGGGACCAACGCGACTTCGGCATCGACCGCGGCGGCCAGCGGACTCTTCGAAGTGCCGAACCGGACGTGGTGCGAACCGCTGACAGCATTCATTGGCGAAGGCCTCGGCGGGTTGCTGCCCGAGGTGCTCGAAGCCCGGCAGGCGCGCGGTGCGCTGCGGGAGTCGCTGGGGGACGCGTGGGGGCTGCCGAAGGGAGTGCTGGTGGCTGCGGGAAGCGACGGCCGCGCGGCGGGATTGTTCGCCTCGGGCGCGGCGCTGCCGGAGGATCTGCTCGCGGATGTGTCGGCCGAAGGCGCGCTGGTCGGTCTGGCTGCGGAGGCGCGGGTCGACTTCCACGGCGAGGGCAAGGTCGGCTGCGACCTCGCGGGCAACGGCATCACCCGCATGGATCTCGAGAATGTGATCGCCGCTCCGGAGCTGATCCGGCGTCAGTATGGCTGGACGGGCGCAGAGTTCGACCACGCGATCACCGCCGCGCCGGCGGGTGCGGACGGTCTACTGTTTCTCCCGTATTTGAGAGGCGAGTCGGTGCCGCGGATGCCCGACGGCTGCGGTGTGCTGCACGGCATGACGCTCGACAATTTCACGCCGGGTAATCTCGCCAGGGCGGCGGCCGAAGGGGTGGCGCTCGGATTCGGATTCGCCATGAGCCGGCTGCGCGACATCGGATTCGAACCGACCGAGGTGCGCCTGACCCGCGATGTCGGGCCGACGTCGGCCCAGCTTCTGGCGGACGTTTTCGGAGTGCCGGTCGTTGCCGTTTCCGGTGGCGGCGGGGCGCTGCTCGGCGCGGCCATGCAGGCGGCGGTGGTGTATTTCCACGATCAGGGCGAGGAGCTCGGCTTCGATGAGATCGCGGGTTATGTGGTGACGGCCGACGAGGCGTCGCGGCGTCTGCCCGATGCCGCACTTCACGAATTCTACGGAGAGCTTCTGGCCCGTCAGCAGTACTTGGCAGAGACCCTCCACGCGGGGGGATTCCTGTGA
- a CDS encoding iron-sulfur cluster assembly scaffold protein — protein sequence MSDFEDKVRDALSNPQNQGEMSDADSVGTVGSPDCGDMLRMWLKFTEKDGKKVIDRASFQSFGCQTAIAVASMATELLKGKTAEEAAKLSADELTGELGPLPPMKIHCGQLVEGALRNALGGPSDEASAEPAKTLSAELQKPKGNIRIVPLD from the coding sequence ATGAGCGACTTCGAAGACAAGGTGCGCGACGCGCTTTCCAACCCTCAGAACCAGGGTGAAATGAGCGACGCCGACTCGGTCGGCACCGTCGGCTCGCCCGACTGCGGCGATATGCTGCGGATGTGGCTGAAGTTCACCGAGAAGGACGGCAAGAAGGTGATCGACCGGGCGTCCTTCCAAAGCTTCGGCTGCCAGACGGCGATCGCGGTCGCCTCGATGGCCACCGAATTGCTCAAGGGCAAGACCGCCGAGGAGGCGGCCAAACTGTCCGCCGACGAACTGACCGGCGAACTCGGCCCCTTGCCGCCGATGAAGATCCACTGCGGCCAGCTCGTCGAGGGCGCCCTGCGCAACGCGCTCGGCGGTCCGTCCGACGAAGCCTCGGCCGAGCCGGCGAAGACGCTCTCGGCCGAGCTTCAGAAGCCGAAGGGCAACATCCGCATCGTGCCGCTGGATTAG
- a CDS encoding M42 family metallopeptidase, translating into MTKNQSEFLFRLLETPSPTGSEMLGQRVWADYLKPTADEVACDAYGSTWATLKGKSKHRVMLAAHADEIGWMIKAVQDDGFLRIDRVGGSDHATARGRRLRILGDKGEVLGIIGNTAIHLRKDSLGDEKAPKVHELWVDVGASSAKEVAELGLRVGHFAVYADTPTELAHKRIVSRALDNRIGSFIIAQVLRRLAKSEKKSDASLVCLNAIQEEIGGHGAVMATYRLKPDACICLDVTHATDTPGLDTNQHGKVTLGGGPTVTHGTANHPLIVERLISIAEKEGIPLQHEASSRFTGTDTDKIFQQRGGVPSALVSLPLRCMHSVVETAHLDDIENTIKLLAAFVVSVKEDEPFHQSL; encoded by the coding sequence ATGACCAAGAACCAAAGCGAATTCCTTTTCCGCCTGCTTGAAACCCCGAGTCCCACCGGCAGCGAGATGCTGGGCCAGCGGGTCTGGGCCGACTATCTGAAGCCAACCGCCGACGAGGTCGCATGCGATGCCTATGGCTCGACCTGGGCGACCCTCAAGGGCAAGTCGAAGCACCGCGTGATGCTCGCCGCCCACGCCGACGAAATCGGCTGGATGATCAAGGCGGTTCAGGACGACGGATTCCTCCGCATCGACCGGGTTGGCGGTTCCGACCACGCCACCGCCCGCGGGCGCCGGCTGCGGATCCTCGGCGACAAGGGTGAAGTCCTCGGGATCATCGGCAATACCGCCATCCACCTGCGCAAGGATTCGCTCGGCGACGAAAAGGCGCCGAAGGTCCACGAGCTGTGGGTCGATGTCGGTGCCTCGTCCGCCAAGGAAGTCGCGGAGCTCGGCTTGCGGGTCGGTCACTTCGCGGTCTATGCCGACACCCCGACCGAACTCGCCCACAAACGCATCGTCTCCCGCGCGCTCGATAACCGCATCGGCTCGTTCATCATCGCCCAGGTGCTCCGACGCCTGGCCAAGTCGGAAAAGAAGTCCGACGCCTCGCTGGTCTGCCTGAATGCGATCCAGGAGGAGATCGGCGGTCACGGCGCGGTCATGGCGACCTACCGGCTGAAGCCCGACGCCTGCATCTGCCTCGATGTCACCCATGCCACCGACACGCCCGGCCTCGATACGAACCAGCACGGCAAGGTGACGCTGGGTGGCGGACCGACCGTCACCCACGGCACCGCCAACCATCCACTGATCGTCGAGCGCCTGATTTCGATCGCCGAGAAGGAAGGCATCCCGCTCCAGCACGAGGCGTCCAGCCGCTTCACCGGGACGGACACCGACAAGATCTTCCAGCAGCGCGGCGGCGTGCCGAGTGCCCTCGTCTCCCTCCCGCTCCGCTGCATGCACTCGGTCGTCGAGACCGCTCACCTCGACGACATCGAGAATACCATCAAACTTCTCGCCGCCTTCGTCGTTTCGGTGAAGGAGGACGAACCGTTCCATCAATCGCTGTG